From the Ruania alkalisoli genome, one window contains:
- a CDS encoding heparinase II/III domain-containing protein — protein MTSSGPLVTAWRPLLDPDALAGILAPALPGPMAGWTGPAFAALADQAARESGTPWPSPQASHYARFHRDGVRTAHEDLVRARQARLTRAVVRATAAIDGDRLPLLDEVADGVLLLCEQTSWCWVAHDPGPERSGSVVPPVEPWLDLGAGEIAAQLAWVDRILGDDLDDAFPGLRERVQAESSRRVLEPFLDRDWHWLTSDVNNWCPWICGNVLAAAIQLLPPGPRRTATVARAIGGLDRYLVTIPEDGSVDEGYGYWWEGVGRALEALDVLERVTGGRLSAAEIPAIRASIAFPHRMHLGGPWHVNVADASAQPQANVPWDVLLRWAHRIGDADARRYALSQWTPSELSAEWPMNLARVVGGLEALGSGVAGSADPPLVGQVWLPDVQIGLVREHPGRAEGLVAVLKGGHNAESHNHNDVGSVIVASDGVPVLVDPGRLTYSAGMFGPERYEFWAMQSRWHNVPVVAGHEQTPGRARRARGFSHALDGDTVTMSLDLAAAYPVTGLDHWARILSLNRADGSCIVEDDWGFTEPVRADSCLQWMIAGEVTRVGDGSIDVVPLAGGAPVRIAWTGDVEGVNLTERRLEDPMLTGVWGTALTRLELRLGRRASGSVALRVERR, from the coding sequence GTGACCTCATCTGGCCCGCTCGTGACCGCCTGGCGGCCGCTCCTCGACCCTGACGCGCTCGCAGGGATACTCGCGCCGGCGTTACCGGGCCCCATGGCCGGCTGGACCGGTCCCGCTTTCGCTGCGCTCGCCGACCAGGCCGCGCGTGAGAGCGGCACGCCGTGGCCCTCGCCGCAGGCCTCCCACTACGCCCGCTTCCACCGTGACGGCGTCCGGACCGCCCACGAAGACCTGGTGCGGGCGCGGCAGGCTCGCCTCACCCGCGCCGTCGTGCGGGCCACCGCAGCCATCGACGGCGACCGGTTGCCACTGCTGGACGAGGTCGCGGACGGCGTCCTGCTGCTGTGCGAGCAGACGTCCTGGTGCTGGGTTGCGCACGACCCTGGCCCTGAGCGCAGTGGCAGCGTGGTCCCGCCGGTCGAGCCGTGGCTGGATCTGGGCGCCGGGGAGATCGCCGCCCAACTCGCCTGGGTGGACAGGATACTCGGTGACGATCTGGATGATGCGTTCCCGGGGCTACGGGAGCGGGTGCAGGCGGAGAGCAGCCGGCGTGTGCTCGAGCCGTTCCTGGACCGGGACTGGCACTGGCTGACCAGTGACGTGAACAACTGGTGCCCGTGGATCTGCGGCAATGTGCTCGCCGCCGCGATCCAGCTCCTCCCGCCTGGACCGCGCCGCACCGCCACGGTGGCCAGGGCGATCGGCGGACTGGACCGGTACCTGGTGACCATCCCCGAGGACGGCTCGGTCGACGAGGGCTACGGGTACTGGTGGGAGGGTGTGGGTCGCGCCCTGGAAGCGCTCGATGTGCTCGAGCGCGTGACCGGAGGTCGGTTGAGCGCGGCGGAGATACCGGCGATCCGGGCATCCATCGCCTTCCCGCACCGGATGCATCTCGGCGGCCCGTGGCACGTGAACGTCGCCGATGCCTCGGCCCAGCCGCAGGCCAATGTGCCCTGGGACGTGCTGCTGCGATGGGCACACCGGATCGGCGACGCCGATGCCAGGCGGTATGCGCTCAGTCAGTGGACGCCGTCGGAGTTGTCGGCCGAGTGGCCGATGAACCTCGCCCGGGTGGTCGGCGGTCTGGAGGCGCTCGGTAGCGGTGTGGCCGGCTCGGCCGATCCGCCGTTGGTGGGGCAGGTGTGGCTTCCGGATGTGCAGATCGGGCTCGTACGTGAACACCCGGGGCGCGCCGAGGGCCTGGTGGCCGTGCTCAAGGGCGGGCACAATGCCGAGAGCCACAACCACAACGATGTCGGGTCGGTCATCGTGGCCTCCGACGGCGTCCCCGTCCTCGTCGATCCCGGTCGCCTGACGTACAGCGCCGGGATGTTCGGACCGGAGCGGTATGAGTTCTGGGCCATGCAGAGCCGGTGGCACAACGTGCCCGTGGTTGCCGGGCACGAGCAGACACCCGGGCGTGCCCGCCGGGCCCGTGGCTTCTCTCATGCTCTGGACGGCGACACGGTGACGATGAGCCTCGACCTCGCCGCGGCCTACCCCGTCACCGGGCTCGACCACTGGGCGCGAATTCTCTCGCTAAACCGGGCGGACGGGTCATGCATCGTCGAGGACGACTGGGGGTTCACCGAGCCGGTGCGCGCGGACTCTTGCCTGCAGTGGATGATCGCCGGTGAGGTCACCCGCGTGGGGGACGGGAGCATCGACGTGGTGCCGCTCGCGGGTGGTGCGCCGGTCCGGATCGCCTGGACCGGGGACGTCGAGGGTGTGAACCTGACCGAGCGACGCCTGGAGGATCCGATGCTCACCGGCGTCTGGGGAACGGCGCTCACGCGGCTGGAGCTGCGACTGGGGCGCCGTGCCAGTGGATCGGTCGCGCTTCGCGTCGAGCGTCGGTGA
- a CDS encoding SecDF P1 head subdomain-containing protein — MATTGAMGMDRGRWRLGAAVVGSGLLLGGCAGDAEVTLAEPLTFAPVEDAAGPDCDEGYVPDLNHSECFALAEGFEVSAVQSIELGSRANDEGQATDETVVTIALLPEDAAAFTDLTEALVAADDQERLAMVVAGEVVSAPVVAERIPTGELAISGWNEAHARAFVDGAG; from the coding sequence ATGGCAACGACGGGGGCGATGGGGATGGATCGAGGTCGGTGGCGCCTCGGCGCGGCTGTCGTGGGAAGCGGGCTGTTGCTCGGCGGCTGTGCGGGCGATGCCGAGGTCACGTTGGCCGAGCCGCTGACGTTCGCGCCGGTGGAGGATGCGGCCGGGCCTGATTGCGACGAGGGGTACGTGCCCGATCTGAACCACTCCGAGTGCTTCGCGCTGGCCGAGGGCTTCGAGGTGAGTGCCGTGCAGAGCATCGAGCTCGGGAGCAGGGCCAACGATGAGGGTCAGGCAACCGACGAGACCGTGGTGACCATCGCCCTGCTGCCAGAAGATGCGGCCGCGTTCACAGATCTCACCGAGGCGCTGGTGGCTGCCGATGATCAGGAGAGACTGGCGATGGTCGTCGCTGGTGAGGTCGTCTCCGCGCCCGTGGTAGCGGAGCGTATCCCCACGGGGGAGCTGGCGATCAGTGGCTGGAACGAGGCGCATGCGCGCGCGTTCGTGGACGGCGCCGGCTGA
- a CDS encoding SIMPL domain-containing protein has translation MTTFSVYGTATRSLPPERAQLRLHVTFEGRDRGSVLSRTIQVHRQVTEQARRHQESGAATWWGADRVQASAFKEYRKDSDTTITKFRSVASVTVRFQDFDALSAWVTEIGAVEGVSVAGISWELTQATRRAAEKATRQDAVRDAVVRASDFAAALGLAEPRLEAVYEPGLRPHASGGAAPQAFASRAGAPASQAPDLKAGDVDVTAEVSADFVSD, from the coding sequence ATGACGACGTTCAGCGTGTACGGGACGGCCACCCGGTCTCTTCCTCCGGAGCGGGCGCAACTGCGCCTCCACGTCACGTTCGAGGGCCGGGACCGCGGCTCCGTACTGTCGCGCACGATCCAGGTGCACCGTCAGGTGACAGAGCAGGCGCGGCGTCATCAGGAGTCCGGTGCCGCCACCTGGTGGGGCGCCGACCGCGTCCAGGCGTCTGCGTTCAAGGAGTACCGCAAGGACTCCGATACGACGATCACCAAGTTTCGCAGCGTGGCTTCGGTGACGGTGCGGTTTCAGGACTTTGACGCACTCTCGGCCTGGGTCACCGAGATCGGAGCGGTCGAGGGGGTCTCGGTGGCGGGCATCAGCTGGGAGCTGACGCAGGCCACCCGCCGTGCCGCGGAGAAGGCGACGCGTCAGGACGCGGTGCGGGACGCCGTCGTGCGGGCGAGCGACTTCGCTGCCGCGCTCGGACTGGCCGAGCCCCGCCTGGAGGCCGTGTACGAACCCGGCCTGCGACCCCATGCGTCGGGCGGTGCGGCGCCACAGGCATTCGCGTCCCGTGCGGGAGCGCCCGCCTCGCAGGCACCGGACCTGAAGGCAGGCGATGTGGATGTCACGGCCGAGGTGAGTGCGGACTTCGTCAGCGACTGA
- the nagB gene encoding glucosamine-6-phosphate deaminase yields MELIIQPGPAESARIVADAIVALLKRKPDAVLGLATGSSPLAVYDELVRRHEQGEVSFARARAFLLDEYVGLPADHPQRYRNVIETELVGRVDFADGAVQGPDGLAQDIPAACAAYEEAIAAAGGVDLQILGIGTDGHIAFNEPGSSLASRTRIKTLTRQTRVDNARFFDDDIDKVPTHCLTQGLATIQAARHLVLVATGRHKAEAIHQMVEGPVSAMWPASVLQHHPHVSVLVDPAAAARLQLADYYRETYETKPAWQGL; encoded by the coding sequence ATGGAACTGATCATTCAGCCTGGACCTGCCGAGAGTGCGCGGATCGTCGCCGATGCCATCGTGGCGTTGCTCAAGCGGAAGCCGGACGCCGTACTAGGACTGGCCACCGGATCCTCACCGCTCGCTGTGTACGACGAGCTCGTCCGTCGTCACGAGCAGGGTGAGGTGAGTTTCGCCAGGGCTCGGGCCTTCCTGCTGGACGAGTACGTGGGGCTGCCGGCCGATCATCCGCAGCGGTATCGGAACGTGATCGAGACCGAGCTGGTGGGGCGCGTCGACTTCGCCGATGGTGCCGTGCAGGGACCAGATGGTCTGGCGCAGGACATCCCGGCGGCCTGCGCGGCCTACGAGGAGGCGATCGCCGCAGCCGGTGGTGTGGACCTGCAGATTCTCGGGATCGGTACCGACGGGCACATCGCGTTCAACGAGCCGGGGTCGTCGTTGGCCTCACGCACCCGGATCAAGACCCTCACGCGGCAGACCCGGGTGGACAATGCCCGCTTCTTCGACGATGACATCGACAAGGTTCCCACCCACTGTCTCACCCAAGGGCTGGCGACCATCCAGGCCGCGCGTCACCTGGTGCTCGTGGCCACCGGGCGGCACAAGGCTGAGGCGATCCACCAGATGGTCGAAGGGCCCGTCTCGGCGATGTGGCCGGCGTCGGTGCTGCAGCACCACCCGCATGTCTCGGTCCTCGTCGACCCAGCGGCCGCCGCACGGCTCCAGCTGGCGGACTACTATCGCGAGACCTACGAGACCAAGCCCGCGTGGCAGGGTCTGTAG
- a CDS encoding GlsB/YeaQ/YmgE family stress response membrane protein has translation MGEVIGLIVFGAIVGVLARLFKPGEQKIGVLWTILVGIAGALIGYLVAGWLGVDNTSGIDWIRLAISVVAAIVLLGVFVSVAGRKKS, from the coding sequence ATGGGTGAAGTCATCGGCCTCATCGTCTTCGGCGCCATCGTCGGTGTGCTGGCGCGACTCTTCAAACCGGGCGAGCAGAAGATCGGGGTGCTCTGGACGATCCTCGTCGGGATCGCCGGCGCGTTGATCGGGTATCTCGTCGCAGGCTGGCTCGGCGTGGACAACACGTCGGGCATCGACTGGATCCGCCTGGCCATCTCGGTGGTGGCGGCGATCGTCTTGCTCGGAGTGTTCGTGAGCGTGGCCGGGAGGAAGAAGTCCTAG
- a CDS encoding HEAT repeat domain-containing protein codes for MTAPQPDATTRIHRALAAPDPSIRQRAAMLAGTYPAPEHVDPLIARCAVEPDFFVRDMLTWALTRHPEHMTVPRLLAELAAPQPQARSQALHTLSKIGAARTWPGVRGLLKDHDDEVARSAWRAAAVVAPAHARAETIETLATQLGRGDTDMQLSLSRALIALAGSAEDTLSAVLRTAASHPAMSDHAAATELLWADPDAGFAIDHARKVRALAGSPHADR; via the coding sequence ATGACCGCACCACAGCCCGACGCCACCACCCGGATCCACCGCGCTCTCGCCGCACCAGACCCGTCGATCCGGCAGCGCGCCGCCATGCTGGCCGGGACCTACCCGGCACCCGAGCACGTCGATCCCCTCATTGCACGGTGCGCCGTGGAGCCGGACTTCTTCGTGCGCGACATGCTCACCTGGGCCCTGACCCGGCATCCTGAGCACATGACCGTGCCGCGGCTGCTGGCGGAGCTGGCAGCACCACAACCGCAGGCGCGCAGCCAGGCGCTACACACACTGTCCAAGATCGGTGCCGCGCGCACCTGGCCGGGCGTGCGTGGTCTCCTGAAGGACCACGACGACGAGGTGGCCCGCAGCGCCTGGCGAGCGGCCGCCGTCGTGGCCCCGGCGCATGCCCGGGCCGAGACGATCGAGACTCTGGCCACTCAGCTCGGCCGTGGTGACACGGACATGCAGCTGAGCCTGAGCCGGGCGCTGATCGCGCTCGCCGGGTCTGCCGAAGACACCCTGAGTGCAGTGCTACGCACAGCCGCCAGCCACCCAGCCATGAGCGACCACGCGGCCGCCACGGAGCTCCTGTGGGCCGATCCAGACGCCGGATTCGCCATCGATCACGCGCGGAAGGTCCGCGCCCTGGCAGGATCACCGCATGCTGATCGGTGA
- a CDS encoding HEAT repeat domain-containing protein produces the protein MLIGEVSRRSGVSARMLRHYDTLGLVRPTGRTSGGYREYSAEDFERILHVEGLRSLGLSLRQIERALQDPGATPSALVGELIEQAERRLVREQELLDRLRAVQQRDSPAWEDALQIVALLGALTSRNPTKRQRAALADGGTPATLAAAVLTEGELNTAGALRWALARSGPEAVAHLASGLDSPDVEVRRRAVRALAALPDDRAAALLVRALADPDADVRQHAALTVGARGVPAATDTLIAMVLDGPNDVEAAEALGVLAREGTDGIAARLSTAVPDAGSSGRRRIAQALAELPPQQAIPVLTELSHDRDPSVALTATSVIRTLADGRN, from the coding sequence ATGCTGATCGGTGAGGTCTCCCGCCGCTCGGGGGTGAGCGCCCGGATGCTCCGGCACTACGACACCCTCGGCCTGGTGCGCCCCACGGGGCGCACCAGCGGTGGGTACCGGGAGTATTCCGCCGAGGACTTCGAGCGCATCCTGCACGTGGAGGGACTGCGATCCCTGGGCCTGTCCCTGCGCCAGATCGAACGTGCCCTGCAGGATCCCGGCGCCACGCCGTCAGCACTGGTCGGCGAGCTGATCGAGCAGGCCGAGCGACGACTGGTCCGGGAACAAGAACTGCTGGACCGGCTCCGTGCCGTACAGCAACGGGACTCACCCGCGTGGGAGGACGCGTTGCAGATCGTCGCGCTTCTGGGTGCCCTGACCTCCCGCAACCCGACCAAGCGGCAGCGGGCCGCCCTCGCCGATGGCGGCACTCCCGCCACGCTCGCGGCCGCCGTGCTCACCGAGGGCGAGCTGAACACGGCCGGTGCGTTGCGCTGGGCGCTCGCCCGCAGCGGCCCGGAGGCGGTTGCTCACCTGGCCTCCGGTCTCGACTCCCCCGATGTCGAGGTGCGTCGGCGAGCGGTCCGGGCGTTGGCGGCACTGCCCGACGATCGCGCCGCCGCGCTGCTGGTACGGGCGCTGGCCGATCCGGATGCCGACGTGCGCCAGCACGCCGCCCTGACCGTAGGCGCGCGTGGGGTCCCGGCCGCGACAGACACGCTGATCGCGATGGTGCTGGACGGTCCGAACGACGTCGAAGCCGCCGAGGCGCTCGGCGTGCTGGCGCGCGAGGGCACCGACGGGATCGCCGCTCGCCTGTCCACCGCCGTGCCGGACGCCGGTTCCAGCGGGCGCCGCCGGATCGCGCAGGCGCTGGCGGAACTACCACCGCAGCAGGCGATCCCCGTGTTGACCGAACTCAGCCACGATCGGGACCCGTCGGTTGCCCTGACGGCGACCTCGGTGATCCGGACCCTCGCTGACGGACGAAACTGA
- a CDS encoding EamA family transporter, producing the protein MTSRLDRVPAPALFLTAGFSQYLGAALAVGLYATIPAPSVAWARGAVGALVLLLVVRPWRWPWTRRTVGQTALFGLVLLGMNILFYIAIDHLPLGAAVALEFAGPVVVAAAGGRGTRHRLAVVLAALGVLAISLVGLDWAGHPATAELALGLAAALGAGVLWAGYMVIGGRIVSRRSGSASLALGLTVASVLYAPFLAGGTLAELTWPIGLLLLGVGLLSTVIPYSLDQVTLKRLGTATFALLNALLPVSATVIGVVVLRQVPTWGEVVGTLAVSAAVWISAPKKRPGQK; encoded by the coding sequence GTGACCTCGCGCCTGGACCGCGTCCCGGCCCCCGCGCTGTTCCTGACCGCCGGCTTCAGCCAGTACCTCGGTGCGGCGCTCGCCGTCGGGTTGTACGCCACGATCCCGGCACCCTCCGTGGCCTGGGCGAGGGGCGCCGTCGGGGCACTCGTGTTGCTGCTCGTGGTGCGCCCGTGGCGGTGGCCGTGGACCCGCCGCACGGTCGGGCAGACTGCCCTGTTCGGGTTGGTTCTGCTCGGCATGAACATCCTGTTCTACATCGCCATCGATCACCTGCCGCTCGGGGCTGCGGTGGCGCTCGAGTTCGCCGGACCGGTGGTCGTTGCCGCAGCGGGCGGGCGCGGCACCCGGCACCGGCTCGCCGTGGTGCTGGCAGCTCTCGGGGTGCTCGCGATCTCACTCGTCGGGCTCGACTGGGCCGGGCATCCCGCGACGGCGGAACTTGCCCTGGGGCTGGCCGCTGCCCTCGGGGCGGGGGTGCTCTGGGCGGGCTACATGGTGATCGGTGGCCGGATCGTGAGCCGTCGCAGCGGCAGCGCCTCCCTCGCGCTCGGCCTCACGGTCGCCTCCGTCCTCTACGCCCCCTTCCTCGCCGGCGGCACGCTCGCCGAGCTGACCTGGCCGATCGGACTCCTGCTCCTCGGTGTGGGGTTGCTCTCGACGGTGATCCCGTATTCGCTCGACCAGGTGACGCTGAAGCGGCTCGGTACGGCCACCTTTGCCCTGCTGAACGCGCTGCTGCCGGTCTCTGCCACGGTGATCGGGGTCGTCGTGCTGCGGCAGGTCCCCACCTGGGGTGAGGTGGTGGGCACACTCGCGGTGAGTGCCGCCGTCTGGATCTCGGCGCCGAAGAAGCGACCGGGACAGAAGTGA
- a CDS encoding endonuclease/exonuclease/phosphatase family protein codes for MRFQALTLNLQRGLDASTAQPTDAAMLTSAVAGIEADVVALQEVDRGQPRSGRQDQAGIVADALNLPYRHYAATLTGDVRSRTRRSPARSGDHPGPAYGLALLSRHPILTWSVLRHPRIPVPLPSWRSGTIARWEDEPRAALAAVLGTPAGPVAVCSTHLSLFAPMAAAQLSRLIRAMDGLVPDGPGLICGDLNLDPWAVAPLARHYRLPRALTFPAAAPRRQLDHVLVRGAQVAQVNARRLRISDHRALAVTLTW; via the coding sequence GTGAGGTTTCAGGCCCTCACCCTCAACCTCCAGCGCGGTCTGGATGCCTCGACGGCGCAGCCCACCGACGCCGCCATGCTCACCTCCGCAGTGGCCGGGATCGAGGCGGACGTGGTCGCACTGCAGGAGGTCGACCGCGGGCAGCCTCGTAGCGGCAGGCAGGACCAGGCGGGGATCGTTGCCGATGCTCTGAACCTGCCGTACCGCCACTACGCCGCCACCCTCACCGGCGATGTGCGCTCCCGAACGAGGCGCAGTCCGGCCCGCTCCGGCGACCACCCTGGCCCCGCCTACGGCCTGGCGCTGCTCTCGCGCCACCCGATCCTCACCTGGTCCGTGCTGCGCCATCCACGTATCCCCGTGCCGTTGCCCTCCTGGCGTTCCGGGACGATCGCTCGCTGGGAGGACGAGCCCCGTGCTGCGCTCGCCGCCGTGCTCGGCACCCCCGCTGGGCCGGTAGCGGTGTGCTCCACCCACCTCTCGCTGTTCGCCCCGATGGCGGCCGCCCAGCTCTCGCGGCTGATCCGCGCGATGGACGGGCTCGTCCCCGATGGGCCGGGGCTGATCTGCGGTGACCTGAACCTCGATCCCTGGGCCGTGGCACCACTCGCTCGCCACTACCGCCTGCCCCGGGCGCTCACCTTCCCCGCCGCCGCTCCTCGCCGTCAGCTCGACCATGTCCTCGTTCGCGGCGCCCAGGTCGCCCAGGTCAACGCCCGGCGCCTGCGCATCTCCGACCACCGAGCCCTGGCGGTGACCCTGACGTGGTGA
- the msrB gene encoding peptide-methionine (R)-S-oxide reductase MsrB has product MYEVSKSEDEWRAELNPMEFTVLRQAGTERAGTGELLHENREGVYRCRACGNELFRSTTKFDSHCGWPSFYAPQDSDAVELIEDRSHGMVRTEVRCARCGSHLGHVFEDAPQTPTGDRYCMNSVSLTFDTAGETDQA; this is encoded by the coding sequence ATGTACGAGGTAAGCAAGTCCGAGGACGAATGGCGCGCCGAGCTGAACCCGATGGAGTTCACGGTGCTGCGCCAGGCGGGCACCGAGCGGGCCGGTACCGGGGAACTGCTGCACGAGAACCGAGAGGGCGTTTACCGCTGCCGCGCATGCGGGAATGAGCTCTTCCGCTCCACCACCAAGTTCGACTCCCATTGCGGCTGGCCCAGCTTCTACGCCCCACAGGACTCCGACGCCGTCGAGCTGATCGAGGACCGTAGCCACGGCATGGTGCGCACCGAGGTGCGGTGCGCCCGGTGCGGCTCCCACCTCGGTCACGTGTTCGAGGACGCCCCGCAGACCCCCACCGGCGACCGGTACTGCATGAACTCGGTCTCCCTGACGTTCGACACAGCGGGCGAGACCGACCAGGCGTGA
- the surE gene encoding 5'/3'-nucleotidase SurE: MRVLITNDDGIDSPGLTILAHVAADAGHEVLVAAPNKEYSGFSAGLQGEQEESGNLRQSPGRPPGLRQGIEAIGVHGSPALISVVAGMGGLGPRPDLVLSGINLGPNVGPAILHSGTVGAALAAAAQGIAAVAFSITGREIAHSETATAVVSTAFEWVTSHPQDGRVLNINIPDVPQGDLRGLRTAQPARFTLEDGERERQVTSMLFRPFSSDDVTFDADSDAGLLAQGWATATLLRSHVHDESAATMPGFNTQEVMR; the protein is encoded by the coding sequence ATGCGTGTGCTCATCACGAACGACGACGGAATCGACTCCCCAGGGCTGACGATCCTGGCGCACGTGGCCGCCGACGCCGGGCACGAAGTGCTCGTCGCGGCCCCGAACAAGGAGTACTCGGGCTTCTCCGCCGGACTCCAGGGGGAACAGGAGGAGTCAGGCAACCTGCGCCAGAGCCCCGGGCGCCCACCCGGGCTGCGGCAGGGGATCGAGGCGATCGGGGTCCACGGCAGCCCCGCGCTCATCTCCGTTGTGGCTGGGATGGGCGGGCTCGGCCCGCGCCCCGACCTGGTGCTCTCAGGGATCAACCTCGGTCCCAACGTGGGCCCCGCGATCTTGCACTCCGGCACGGTCGGCGCGGCACTTGCAGCGGCCGCCCAGGGCATCGCGGCCGTGGCGTTCTCGATCACCGGACGCGAGATCGCCCATTCCGAGACGGCGACCGCGGTGGTCTCCACGGCGTTCGAGTGGGTCACCAGTCACCCGCAGGACGGGCGTGTACTCAACATCAACATCCCGGACGTACCGCAGGGTGATCTGCGTGGGCTGCGCACAGCGCAGCCGGCCCGATTCACTCTGGAGGACGGCGAACGGGAACGTCAGGTGACGAGCATGCTGTTCCGCCCCTTCTCCAGCGACGACGTCACCTTCGATGCGGACTCCGACGCCGGCCTACTGGCGCAGGGCTGGGCCACCGCGACCCTGCTGCGCTCCCACGTCCACGACGAGAGCGCCGCGACGATGCCCGGATTCAACACACAGGAGGTCATGCGATGA
- the galE gene encoding UDP-glucose 4-epimerase GalE, with the protein MTWLVTGGAGYIGAHVVRAFTQAGIDVAVVDNLASGIESFVPEGVPFEQISILDTERLTQVLREHDCQGVVHVAGFKYAGVSVQRPLHTYSQNVTGTISVLEAMAAAGAGSIVFSSSAATYGTPSVDLVTEETATTPESPYGESKLIGEWLLADQARATGLLHTSLRYFNVVGSGSPELRDASPHNLFPLVMDALAEGRTPKIMGTDYDTPDGTCVRDYIHVSDLAEAHVNAAKALAQGQQLQPVYNLGSGDGVSVRQIMDTIAAVTGIDFEPELADRRPGDPARIVASGEAAARDLGWRMTHTLEEMVASAWAARKATGA; encoded by the coding sequence ATGACATGGTTGGTGACCGGCGGCGCCGGCTACATCGGGGCGCACGTGGTGCGCGCGTTCACCCAGGCCGGGATCGACGTCGCGGTGGTGGACAACCTCGCCAGCGGGATCGAGTCCTTCGTGCCCGAGGGGGTCCCGTTCGAGCAGATCTCCATCCTGGACACCGAGCGGCTCACCCAGGTGCTGCGTGAGCACGACTGCCAGGGCGTCGTGCACGTGGCCGGCTTCAAGTACGCGGGCGTCAGCGTGCAGCGGCCCCTGCACACCTACAGCCAGAACGTCACGGGCACCATCAGCGTGCTCGAAGCGATGGCCGCGGCCGGGGCGGGTTCGATCGTGTTCTCCAGCTCGGCCGCCACCTACGGCACGCCGAGCGTGGACCTGGTCACGGAGGAGACCGCCACCACACCGGAGTCGCCTTACGGGGAGTCCAAGCTGATCGGCGAATGGCTGCTCGCCGACCAAGCCCGGGCCACTGGGCTGTTGCACACGTCGCTGCGGTACTTCAACGTGGTCGGCTCCGGTTCGCCGGAGTTGCGGGATGCCTCACCACACAACCTGTTCCCGCTGGTGATGGATGCGCTGGCCGAAGGCCGCACCCCGAAGATCATGGGCACCGACTACGACACCCCGGACGGCACGTGCGTGCGGGACTACATCCACGTCAGCGATCTCGCCGAGGCCCACGTGAACGCCGCCAAGGCGCTGGCTCAGGGTCAGCAGCTGCAGCCGGTGTACAACCTCGGCAGCGGCGACGGGGTGTCGGTGCGGCAGATCATGGACACGATCGCCGCGGTGACCGGGATCGACTTCGAACCTGAGCTGGCGGACCGCCGTCCTGGCGACCCGGCGCGGATCGTCGCCTCCGGTGAGGCCGCGGCACGTGACCTGGGGTGGCGGATGACGCACACGCTGGAGGAGATGGTCGCCAGCGCATGGGCGGCGAGGAAGGCCACCGGCGCCTGA
- a CDS encoding metallopeptidase family protein gives MSREDFEEAVGEGLDLVPPELAQHIDNVVVLVEDEPPPEAEDPGLLGLYEGTPLTERGEWWAAGSLPDRITIYRNPTLRFCESVDEVAEEVAVTVIHEIAHHFGIDDQRLHELGWG, from the coding sequence ATGTCCCGGGAAGACTTCGAGGAGGCAGTCGGCGAGGGCCTGGACCTCGTGCCGCCGGAGCTCGCCCAGCACATCGACAACGTGGTGGTGCTGGTCGAGGACGAGCCCCCGCCTGAGGCCGAGGATCCGGGCCTGCTCGGGTTGTACGAGGGCACCCCGCTGACTGAACGGGGGGAGTGGTGGGCTGCAGGATCGCTGCCCGACCGCATCACCATCTACCGCAACCCCACGCTGCGGTTCTGCGAATCGGTCGACGAGGTCGCCGAAGAGGTGGCCGTCACCGTGATTCACGAGATCGCCCACCACTTCGGCATCGACGACCAGCGTCTGCACGAACTCGGCTGGGGCTAA